From one Rhizobium rosettiformans genomic stretch:
- a CDS encoding DHA2 family efflux MFS transporter permease subunit yields the protein MNRITPLILAVALFMEQMDSTVIATALPTIAADLGVGPITLKLALTSYMVALAIFIPASGWMADRYGAKRVFRAAIVVFMLGSLFCAISDSLLTFVSARFLQGMGGAMMTPVGRLVLLRTTKKSELVSAMALLTIPGLLGPITGPPVGGFITTFFSWHWIFLINIPIGLAGLWLSSVYLPEIELVETARIDWKGFFLSAVAASGLVFGLSVMSLPALPVWVGAAATLIGLLSMILYVLHARRHPAPILNLTLFANRSFRASIVGGTLFRIAAGATPFLLPLMLQLGFGMSAFESGMITFIAAVGAISTKFIARRAFAALGFRNVLIMAGIFGALTTAANALFTPATPVLLIMAVLLVGGFCRSFFFTGVNTLGYAEIEDRAASQATSLTSVMQQVSLALGVAAAASILEASTRMSGGELSLGDFHLAFAIVAGLSLFAVVPFFGLPRDVGSAVSGYRRASEDETISVK from the coding sequence ATGAACCGCATCACGCCCCTGATCCTCGCCGTCGCGCTCTTCATGGAGCAAATGGACTCGACCGTGATCGCCACGGCGCTTCCCACGATCGCAGCTGATCTCGGGGTGGGGCCGATTACGCTGAAGCTCGCGCTCACTTCCTATATGGTGGCGCTTGCGATCTTTATTCCGGCGAGTGGCTGGATGGCGGATCGTTACGGCGCCAAGCGGGTATTCCGGGCGGCGATTGTCGTCTTCATGCTCGGTTCGCTCTTCTGCGCCATCTCCGATTCGCTTCTTACCTTCGTTTCTGCCCGCTTCCTGCAGGGCATGGGCGGGGCGATGATGACGCCGGTCGGACGTCTCGTTCTCTTGCGCACCACGAAGAAGAGCGAACTGGTCTCCGCCATGGCGCTCCTGACCATTCCCGGCCTGCTTGGCCCGATTACCGGGCCGCCGGTCGGCGGGTTCATCACGACATTCTTCAGCTGGCACTGGATCTTCCTGATCAATATCCCGATCGGTCTCGCCGGCCTCTGGCTGTCCAGCGTCTACCTTCCCGAGATCGAGCTGGTGGAGACGGCGCGGATCGACTGGAAGGGCTTTTTCCTGAGTGCGGTGGCGGCATCCGGTCTGGTCTTCGGGCTATCGGTGATGAGCCTGCCGGCCCTGCCCGTCTGGGTCGGTGCTGCCGCGACCTTGATCGGCTTGCTGTCGATGATCCTCTACGTGCTGCATGCCCGGCGACATCCCGCACCAATCCTGAACCTGACCCTCTTTGCCAACAGAAGCTTCCGCGCCTCGATCGTCGGCGGAACGCTGTTTCGCATCGCCGCCGGTGCCACGCCTTTCCTGCTGCCGCTGATGCTGCAGCTCGGCTTCGGCATGTCTGCCTTTGAATCCGGCATGATCACCTTCATTGCCGCCGTCGGGGCAATTTCCACCAAGTTCATCGCAAGACGTGCCTTTGCCGCTCTGGGTTTTCGAAACGTGCTGATCATGGCCGGCATCTTCGGCGCGCTCACCACGGCCGCCAATGCGCTGTTCACGCCGGCCACGCCTGTTCTTCTGATCATGGCGGTCCTGCTTGTCGGCGGCTTCTGCCGCTCGTTCTTCTTCACCGGAGTGAATACGTTGGGTTATGCGGAGATCGAGGATCGTGCCGCCTCTCAAGCGACCTCGCTCACCTCCGTAATGCAGCAGGTGAGCCTGGCGCTCGGCGTTGCAGCCGCCGCCTCGATCCTGGAAGCCAGCACGCGGATGTCAGGCGGGGAGCTGTCGCTCGGTGATTTCCATCTGGCGTTTGCGATCGTCGCAGGACTGTCGCTGTTTGCGGTCGTGCCCTTTTTCGGCCTGCCGCGCGACGTCGGCTCGGCCGTTTCCGGCTACCGGCGGGCAAGCGAGGACGAGACCATTAGTGTGAAGTGA
- a CDS encoding MBL fold metallo-hydrolase codes for MVSMKRRMLLGSAGVALAAPLIMTRAAVAQQSGADTSMNINHAMPPETHRFNVGKFEVVVVKDGARPSGNPQETFGTNQSVETVGALLEANFLPPDNFVNSFAPVLVNTGSEVILFDTGLGEGGRANGLGRLAEGLTAAGYKREDVSIVVLTHMHGDHIGGLMEGGQPAFPNARYVTGQAEYDFWVDTARAGTPAENGHNAVLANVQPMADKMTFIGDGGEVVSGVTGMAAFGHSPGHMIYRLESEGRELVLTADTANHFVLSLQRPDWEVRFDMDKAAAAATRARVFDMLATDKLAFLGYHMPFPAVGYVEKVDQGYRYVPKAYQFDI; via the coding sequence ATGGTTTCGATGAAAAGACGCATGTTGCTCGGAAGCGCCGGTGTAGCCTTGGCCGCCCCGCTGATCATGACCCGGGCTGCAGTTGCACAGCAGTCGGGAGCCGATACGTCAATGAATATCAATCACGCCATGCCGCCGGAAACCCACCGCTTCAACGTCGGCAAGTTCGAGGTCGTCGTGGTCAAGGATGGCGCACGGCCCTCCGGCAACCCGCAGGAAACCTTCGGCACCAATCAGAGCGTGGAAACTGTGGGCGCCCTTCTGGAAGCGAACTTTCTGCCGCCTGACAACTTCGTCAACAGCTTCGCCCCCGTGCTCGTGAACACCGGCTCCGAGGTCATTCTGTTCGACACCGGTCTCGGTGAGGGCGGTCGCGCCAATGGTCTTGGTCGACTGGCAGAAGGTCTGACCGCTGCTGGCTACAAGCGCGAGGACGTCAGCATCGTGGTCCTGACCCACATGCATGGCGACCATATCGGCGGCCTGATGGAGGGCGGTCAGCCGGCCTTCCCGAATGCGCGCTATGTGACAGGTCAGGCTGAGTACGACTTCTGGGTCGATACGGCCCGCGCCGGCACCCCGGCCGAAAACGGCCACAACGCGGTCCTCGCCAATGTTCAGCCCATGGCAGACAAGATGACCTTCATCGGCGATGGAGGCGAAGTTGTCTCCGGCGTGACTGGCATGGCGGCCTTCGGCCATTCGCCGGGCCACATGATCTATCGTCTGGAATCGGAAGGTCGCGAACTTGTTCTGACGGCGGACACCGCGAACCACTTCGTCCTGTCGCTGCAGCGTCCGGATTGGGAAGTGCGATTCGACATGGATAAGGCCGCCGCCGCCGCGACCCGTGCCAGGGTCTTCGACATGCTGGCGACCGACAAGCTCGCTTTCCTCGGCTATCACATGCCGTTCCCGGCTGTCGGTTATGTCGAGAAGGTCGACCAGGGCTATCGCTACGTGCCGAAGGCCTACCAGTTCGACATCTGA
- a CDS encoding ATPase inhibitor subunit zeta has translation MTALKKRAQALENQFARQAEIQFKARVRGSKMLGRWAAYTMGLDDVEAYARTVAVKQVVEPHRLLEQLRQDFSSAGVAVSDADIDSRIHQFIEQATDEIFAGQ, from the coding sequence ATGACTGCATTGAAGAAGCGTGCTCAGGCACTCGAAAACCAGTTCGCCCGCCAGGCGGAAATCCAGTTCAAGGCCCGCGTGCGCGGCAGCAAGATGCTCGGCCGATGGGCTGCCTATACGATGGGGCTCGACGATGTCGAAGCCTATGCGCGCACCGTTGCCGTCAAGCAGGTTGTCGAGCCGCATCGGCTGCTTGAGCAGTTGCGCCAGGACTTTTCCTCGGCAGGTGTCGCTGTGAGCGATGCCGATATCGACAGCCGCATCCATCAGTTCATCGAGCAGGCCACCGACGAAATCTTCGCCGGTCAGTAA
- the guaB gene encoding IMP dehydrogenase: MARIVMSATGAEALTFDDVLLQPGHSEVMPGQTNIATRIARDIDLSLPILSSAMDTVTESRLAIAMAQAGGIGVIHRNLTPTEQAEEVRQVKKFESGMVVNPVTIGPEATLAEAKALMGAHGISGIPVVEGSSRPGRLVGILTNRDVRFASDPSQKIYELMTRENLVTVKDGVDQQEAKRLLHAHRIEKLLVIDNEGRCVGLITVKDIEKSQLNPHAAKDAQGRLRVAAAISTGDDGVERAERLIDAGCDVIVVDTAHGHSQKVLDAVAHVKKMSNAIRIIAGNVATGEGTRALIDAGADCVKVGIGPGSICTTRVVAGVGVPQLAAVMAAVEEANKLDIPVIADGGLKFSGDVAKAIAAGASAVMVGSLLAGTDESPGEVYLYQGRSFKAYRGMGSVGAMARGSADRYFQAEVRDTLKLVPEGIEGQVPYKGPVSAVLHQLAGGLKAAMGYVGGKDIKDFQEKATFVRISGAGLRESHPHGVTITRESPNYPGAA, encoded by the coding sequence ATGGCACGCATCGTAATGTCGGCAACTGGCGCAGAAGCGCTCACCTTTGACGACGTCCTCCTGCAGCCGGGGCACTCCGAAGTGATGCCGGGGCAGACCAACATCGCGACGCGGATTGCCCGGGACATCGACCTCTCTCTTCCGATCCTCTCCTCCGCCATGGATACCGTAACCGAAAGCCGCCTTGCGATCGCCATGGCCCAGGCCGGCGGCATCGGCGTCATCCACCGCAACCTGACCCCCACCGAGCAGGCCGAAGAGGTCCGCCAGGTCAAGAAGTTCGAGAGCGGCATGGTCGTCAATCCGGTGACCATCGGCCCCGAGGCAACACTGGCCGAAGCCAAGGCGCTGATGGGCGCCCATGGCATTTCCGGCATTCCGGTTGTCGAAGGCTCGAGCCGTCCCGGCCGCCTCGTCGGCATTCTGACCAACCGCGACGTGCGCTTTGCGTCTGATCCGAGCCAGAAAATCTACGAACTGATGACCCGCGAAAACCTCGTGACGGTCAAGGATGGGGTCGATCAACAAGAAGCCAAGCGCCTCCTGCATGCCCACCGCATCGAGAAGCTCCTGGTCATCGACAATGAAGGCCGCTGCGTTGGCCTGATCACCGTCAAGGACATCGAGAAGTCGCAGCTCAACCCGCATGCCGCCAAGGATGCGCAAGGCCGCCTGCGAGTCGCGGCTGCCATCTCCACCGGTGATGATGGCGTCGAGCGTGCCGAGCGCCTGATCGACGCCGGCTGTGACGTGATCGTCGTCGATACCGCCCATGGCCACAGCCAGAAGGTTCTGGATGCCGTCGCGCATGTGAAGAAGATGTCGAACGCCATCCGCATCATCGCCGGCAACGTGGCAACGGGCGAGGGCACTCGCGCGCTCATCGATGCCGGCGCTGACTGCGTCAAGGTCGGTATTGGCCCGGGCTCGATCTGCACCACCCGCGTCGTCGCCGGCGTCGGCGTTCCCCAGCTCGCAGCCGTCATGGCGGCTGTCGAGGAAGCCAACAAGCTCGACATTCCCGTCATCGCCGATGGTGGCCTGAAGTTCTCGGGCGACGTCGCCAAGGCGATCGCGGCCGGCGCCTCCGCCGTCATGGTCGGCTCGCTGCTCGCTGGCACGGATGAAAGCCCGGGCGAGGTCTATCTCTACCAGGGCCGCTCCTTCAAGGCCTATCGCGGCATGGGCTCCGTCGGTGCCATGGCCCGCGGCTCGGCCGACCGTTACTTCCAGGCGGAAGTGCGCGACACGTTGAAACTCGTGCCCGAAGGCATTGAAGGCCAGGTTCCCTATAAGGGTCCGGTCTCGGCTGTGCTGCACCAGCTCGCCGGCGGCCTGAAGGCCGCCATGGGTTATGTCGGCGGCAAGGACATCAAGGACTTCCAGGAAAAGGCGACCTTTGTGCGCATTTCCGGTGCCGGCCTTCGCGAAAGCCATCCGCATGGGGTGACCATCACCCGCGAAAGCCCGAATTACCCGGGCGCCGCGTGA